A single region of the Pontibacter kalidii genome encodes:
- a CDS encoding LamG-like jellyroll fold domain-containing protein, whose product MIDHIPSHTGRTTGWVQVILWLLCLLLLQAATASVVKAQAKCPDGLVHHFGFDEASAGTYEDYVSDALTTCSTCPSPEMGLFAGAQKFNGRKPALTLKGLEHFEWGPNSSFTIELWMKASGTASDNQVFIGRDAKDNNMLWWLGMNTEGYPQFDLFDSNPDRSKGGFSLVGKGIKVNDNKWHHIVVVRDGRLRLNKLYVDGYSVGNFQYDYTHSFESGSPVNIGFLDLNNGYGYNGLLDELMVYNRDLTENEVRARYNNGAGSYCGPQQVKPVIMSEAVTHGVVEQQYKYDVKAVGNGRPAFALVGAPAGMTINAATGEIRWTPTAAGSFKVSVTATNGAGTDRQDFTITVKPGVGEKAGMLHHWMLHEMRGPTYHDYYTPSHASGSSDSQPKAVSGVVSGGQEFDGLDDGLDVVETRNFNWAANESFSIELWMRSAASTAGNRVLIGRDAKDSEAHWWLGLDSEGRAMFKLLDLDWAGPKFDNGSGPKLTDDKWHQVVAVRNGGSGLTEVYVDGERVNSITHTYSNGFASRSPVNIGYLKDGGGYHYEGILDEVKLFGRVLSAAEIKQRYHDVYDAITELVRFEGEYVSGAVQLAWETAAEANLSHFEVERASDMEAFEKLGDVAAAGNSNVPLTYAFTDVDPLSGVGYYRLRIVKQDGKYTYSNIIAIENKSLTATSFKIYPNPVDEGEVTASVYGLPASEQVQFSITDLRGKVLLREQLQVDEFGQLQVQVPITADYRPGIYMLTVTSSKRIVSRKLVVRK is encoded by the coding sequence ATGATAGATCATATACCATCGCACACGGGCCGAACGACAGGCTGGGTGCAAGTCATACTTTGGCTCCTATGCTTGCTGCTATTGCAGGCAGCGACTGCATCCGTGGTGAAAGCACAGGCGAAGTGCCCCGATGGGCTGGTGCATCACTTCGGTTTCGATGAAGCCTCTGCCGGCACCTATGAGGACTACGTTTCTGATGCCTTGACCACCTGCTCGACCTGCCCTTCCCCTGAGATGGGCCTCTTCGCCGGGGCGCAGAAATTCAATGGCCGGAAACCCGCCCTCACCCTAAAGGGGCTAGAGCATTTTGAGTGGGGGCCCAACAGCAGCTTTACCATAGAGCTCTGGATGAAAGCCTCCGGCACCGCCTCCGACAACCAAGTGTTCATCGGCCGCGATGCTAAGGATAATAACATGCTTTGGTGGCTGGGCATGAACACGGAGGGGTATCCGCAGTTCGACCTCTTTGACAGCAACCCTGACCGCAGCAAGGGGGGCTTTAGCCTGGTAGGCAAGGGGATTAAGGTAAACGACAACAAATGGCACCACATTGTGGTGGTGCGCGATGGCCGCCTGCGCCTCAACAAGCTGTATGTGGATGGCTACTCAGTGGGTAATTTCCAGTATGATTACACCCACAGCTTTGAGAGCGGATCCCCGGTGAACATCGGCTTCCTGGACCTGAACAACGGCTATGGCTACAACGGTCTGCTGGATGAGCTGATGGTGTACAACCGCGATCTGACGGAGAACGAGGTGCGGGCACGGTACAACAACGGGGCCGGCAGCTACTGCGGTCCGCAGCAGGTAAAGCCAGTCATCATGTCTGAGGCCGTTACCCACGGGGTGGTGGAGCAGCAGTACAAATATGATGTGAAGGCAGTGGGCAACGGCAGGCCTGCGTTTGCGCTGGTCGGAGCCCCTGCAGGAATGACGATCAATGCCGCCACAGGGGAGATCCGCTGGACACCCACTGCGGCGGGCAGCTTTAAGGTGAGCGTTACAGCCACCAATGGCGCCGGCACCGACCGGCAGGACTTCACCATCACGGTGAAGCCCGGCGTGGGGGAGAAGGCGGGAATGTTGCACCACTGGATGCTGCACGAGATGCGCGGCCCTACCTACCACGATTATTATACCCCAAGCCACGCCTCCGGTAGCAGCGACAGCCAGCCTAAGGCAGTAAGTGGGGTGGTGTCCGGCGGGCAGGAGTTTGATGGCCTTGATGATGGCCTGGACGTGGTGGAGACCCGGAACTTTAACTGGGCCGCTAATGAGAGCTTTAGTATAGAGCTCTGGATGCGCAGCGCGGCCAGCACCGCCGGCAATCGCGTGCTGATCGGCCGCGACGCCAAGGACTCGGAGGCCCACTGGTGGTTAGGCCTGGATAGCGAGGGGCGCGCCATGTTCAAGCTGCTGGACCTGGATTGGGCCGGGCCGAAGTTTGATAACGGCAGCGGCCCTAAGCTAACGGATGACAAGTGGCACCAGGTGGTAGCCGTACGGAATGGTGGCTCGGGCCTGACGGAAGTATACGTGGACGGCGAGCGGGTGAATTCCATTACCCATACGTATTCCAACGGCTTTGCCAGCAGGTCGCCGGTAAACATCGGTTACCTGAAAGATGGGGGTGGGTATCACTACGAGGGCATTCTGGATGAAGTAAAACTCTTTGGCCGTGTGCTATCCGCCGCTGAGATCAAACAAAGGTATCACGATGTGTATGACGCCATCACTGAGCTGGTGCGCTTTGAGGGGGAGTATGTGAGCGGAGCCGTGCAGCTTGCCTGGGAGACTGCCGCGGAGGCGAACCTCTCGCACTTCGAGGTAGAACGCGCATCGGATATGGAGGCCTTTGAGAAACTGGGAGATGTTGCGGCCGCTGGCAACAGCAACGTGCCCCTCACCTATGCATTCACGGATGTGGACCCGCTCTCAGGCGTAGGGTACTACCGGCTCAGGATTGTGAAGCAGGACGGCAAGTATACGTACTCCAATATTATCGCCATCGAAAACAAGAGCCTTACGGCCACCTCCTTTAAAATATACCCTAACCCGGTAGATGAGGGCGAGGTAACCGCTTCGGTTTATGGTCTGCCGGCGAGCGAGCAGGTGCAGTTCTCCATCACCGACCTCCGTGGAAAGGTGCTGCTGCGGGAACAGCTCCAGGTCGATGAGTTTGGACAGCTGCAGGTACAGGTGCCTATTACCGCAGACTACAGGCCGGGTATCTATATGCTCACCGTGACATCAAGCAAGCGTATCGTGAGCCGTAAGCTGGTGGTGAGGAAGTAA
- a CDS encoding PA14 domain-containing protein, whose product MNTKASNLSKRAGRAIVAQLFAYILFVLLPETVNAQTYSGPLVITKGGTYKGNWESRNSDVAAIEIKTSEPVIIEHSNIRSAGPLIRSLGNKINLTVRHTNGYGLAPTPYTGSKKARRFLGIDVFKSVVVENCYMENTAGIYIGQSYEGNGTSSETIKIRYNVAKNIDGRVYGGTTFAQFVQFNFKKPINHAEVAWNQVINTPNNSAVEDNINIHNSRGTQSSPIKIHNNYIEGAYPVQAESKSYSGGGIITDGDGDINTCPAYIEAHDNQLVGLGNYSMGIAGGNNIRYHHNRAVNAATFDNGTKYNMYTSGLWSKDYYRNNTTFSNSVDNNVVGITAWGYSNNRNDISVAENASFTNNTFLPLTAAITKQMEKDEYSMWQSKLAKNGIVLGPNGSASAAPTNQAPSVAITSPTVNASISAGSPIVIDANATDADGSVTKVEFYQGSVKLGEDTNSPFSYTWTNAATGTYTLTAKAYDNAGASKTSAAVGIVVVNVSEPVETPLTQTPSSSTGSGTGKIVLEHWKGVQSENVNDIPVNTTPSSTKELTLFEAPSNVGDNYAQRIRGYVTAPESGQYTFWIAGDNHAVLYLSTSEDPAAKKQLAHVNGWTNPREWTKYSSQQSVKVTLEAGKRYYIEALHLEGAGGDNLAVAWQLPSGAKEMPIAGNRLSEMGSKASETVAIVPAAGKIVLEHWKGVQSENVNDIPVNTTPSSTKELTLFEAPSNVGDNYAQRIRGYVTAPESGQYTFWIAGDNHAVLYLSTSEDPAAKKQLAHVNGWTNPREWTKYSSQQSVKVTLEAGKRYYIEALHLEGAGGDNLAVAWQLPSGAKEMPIAGKHLSPFGESFQSISAMQVSEVADSDPFFAQTTAYPNPFRDVVTLDFGDKQVELAELNVLDQTGRVVYKESKLELVNNKLSIDLAELKTGLYILKYTDKAGKSDSIKIVKE is encoded by the coding sequence ATGAACACAAAAGCCTCTAACCTGAGCAAGAGGGCAGGTCGAGCAATCGTAGCTCAACTATTCGCCTACATCTTGTTCGTGCTTCTTCCTGAAACAGTAAACGCACAAACTTACAGCGGTCCCCTGGTTATCACCAAGGGCGGAACGTACAAGGGTAACTGGGAATCCAGAAACTCGGATGTCGCCGCAATAGAGATTAAAACGAGTGAGCCGGTGATTATTGAGCACTCCAACATCCGCAGCGCCGGTCCGCTGATCAGAAGCCTGGGCAACAAGATCAACCTTACTGTTCGCCATACGAATGGATACGGACTTGCGCCAACACCCTACACTGGTTCCAAAAAAGCACGTCGCTTCTTAGGTATAGATGTGTTCAAAAGCGTAGTGGTTGAGAACTGCTATATGGAGAATACAGCAGGTATCTATATCGGCCAAAGTTATGAGGGTAACGGAACTTCCTCAGAAACAATCAAAATCCGTTATAACGTAGCCAAGAACATTGACGGCCGTGTATATGGAGGAACGACTTTTGCACAGTTTGTGCAGTTCAACTTCAAGAAGCCTATCAACCATGCAGAGGTGGCCTGGAACCAGGTAATCAACACCCCCAACAACTCTGCCGTTGAAGATAACATCAATATTCACAACTCCAGGGGCACACAGTCCTCCCCAATCAAAATTCATAACAACTACATCGAAGGTGCTTACCCTGTTCAGGCAGAAAGCAAGTCATACTCCGGTGGCGGTATCATCACTGATGGCGATGGCGATATTAACACCTGCCCTGCCTACATTGAGGCACATGACAACCAGTTGGTTGGCCTTGGCAACTACTCTATGGGTATTGCCGGCGGTAACAACATCCGCTACCACCACAACAGAGCCGTGAACGCAGCCACTTTCGACAATGGCACAAAGTATAACATGTATACGTCCGGCCTTTGGAGCAAAGACTACTACAGAAACAATACAACCTTCTCTAACTCAGTAGACAATAACGTGGTAGGCATCACAGCCTGGGGTTACTCTAACAACCGTAACGATATCTCTGTAGCTGAGAACGCCAGCTTCACGAACAACACGTTCCTGCCACTTACTGCGGCAATCACGAAGCAAATGGAGAAAGATGAGTACAGCATGTGGCAGAGCAAATTAGCTAAGAATGGCATCGTGCTGGGTCCTAACGGATCAGCCAGTGCTGCCCCGACCAACCAGGCGCCATCTGTAGCCATCACTTCCCCAACTGTTAATGCCTCTATCTCTGCAGGCTCTCCCATCGTGATAGATGCGAACGCAACAGACGCTGACGGCTCTGTAACAAAGGTTGAGTTTTACCAGGGATCTGTGAAACTTGGTGAAGACACCAACTCGCCCTTCAGCTACACCTGGACTAACGCCGCCACCGGCACCTACACGCTTACTGCCAAGGCTTACGACAACGCAGGCGCGTCAAAGACATCTGCCGCTGTAGGCATAGTAGTTGTAAACGTATCGGAGCCTGTTGAGACCCCACTTACGCAAACCCCCTCCTCTTCTACAGGATCTGGCACAGGCAAGATTGTGTTGGAGCACTGGAAGGGCGTGCAGAGCGAGAACGTAAACGACATCCCGGTGAACACCACGCCAAGCAGCACCAAGGAGCTGACCCTGTTCGAGGCGCCATCTAACGTGGGCGACAACTACGCCCAGCGCATCCGCGGCTACGTGACAGCGCCGGAGAGCGGCCAGTACACTTTCTGGATCGCAGGCGACAACCACGCCGTGCTCTACCTAAGCACCTCGGAGGACCCGGCCGCCAAGAAGCAGCTGGCCCACGTGAACGGCTGGACCAACCCGCGCGAGTGGACTAAGTACTCCTCCCAGCAGTCGGTGAAGGTGACCCTGGAAGCCGGCAAGCGCTACTACATCGAGGCCCTGCATCTGGAGGGAGCCGGTGGCGACAACCTGGCTGTGGCCTGGCAACTACCAAGCGGCGCCAAGGAAATGCCGATCGCTGGCAACAGATTGTCTGAAATGGGAAGCAAGGCCTCTGAAACTGTAGCCATTGTACCTGCGGCCGGCAAGATTGTGTTGGAGCACTGGAAGGGCGTGCAGAGCGAGAACGTAAACGACATCCCGGTGAACACCACGCCAAGCAGCACCAAGGAGCTGACCCTGTTCGAGGCGCCATCTAACGTGGGCGACAACTACGCCCAGCGCATCCGCGGCTACGTGACGGCGCCGGAGAGCGGCCAGTACACTTTCTGGATCGCAGGCGACAACCACGCCGTGCTCTACCTAAGCACCTCGGAGGACCCGGCCGCCAAGAAGCAGCTGGCCCACGTGAACGGCTGGACCAACCCGCGCGAGTGGACTAAGTACTCCTCCCAGCAGTCGGTGAAGGTGACCCTGGAAGCCGGCAAGCGCTACTACATCGAGGCCCTGCATCTGGAGGGAGCCGGTGGCGACAACCTGGCTGTGGCCTGGCAACTACCAAGCGGTGCCAAGGAAATGCCGATCGCTGGCAAGCACCTGTCGCCTTTCGGGGAGTCTTTCCAAAGCATCTCTGCCATGCAGGTTTCTGAAGTAGCCGACTCAGATCCTTTCTTCGCCCAGACAACCGCTTACCCGAACCCGTTCCGCGATGTGGTAACCCTGGACTTCGGTGATAAGCAGGTAGAACTGGCTGAGCTGAACGTACTGGACCAGACGGGTCGTGTAGTGTACAAGGAGTCAAAGCTGGAGCTGGTTAACAACAAACTGTCTATCGACCTGGCTGAGCTGAAAACCGGATTATACATCCTGAAGTACACTGACAAAGCTGGTAAGTCGGACAGCATCAAAATCGTAAAAGAATAA